A window from Vigna angularis cultivar LongXiaoDou No.4 chromosome 7, ASM1680809v1, whole genome shotgun sequence encodes these proteins:
- the LOC108337056 gene encoding 26S proteasome regulatory subunit S10B homolog B, whose product MTDTEDATRRRNAVTEYRKKLLQHKELESRVRSVRENLRASRKEFNKTEDDLKSLQSVGQIIGEVLRPLDNERLIVKASSGPRYVVGCRSKVDKEKLTAGTRVVLDMTTLTIMRALPREVDPVVYNMLHEDPGNISYSAVGGLSDQIRELRESIELPLMNPELFLRVGIKPPKGVLLYGPPGTGKTLLARAIASNIDANFLKVVSSAIIDKYIGESARLIREMFGYARDHQPCIIFMDEIDAIGGRRFSEGTSADREIQRTLMELLNQLDGFDQLGKVKMIMATNRPDVLDPALLRPGRLDRKIEIPLPNEQSRMEILKIHAAGIAKHGEIDYEAVVKLAEGFNGADLRNVCTEAGMAAIRAERDYVIHEDFMKAVRKLNDAKKLESSAPYSADFGKD is encoded by the exons ATGACCGATACTGAAGACGCCACACGACGCCGTAACGCGGTTACGGAGTACCGAAAGAAACTTCTTCAACACAAGGAATTGGAATCCAGAGTGCGATCGG TGAGAGAGAATTTGCGAGCTTCAAGAAAGGAGTTCAACAAAACAGAAGATGATTTGAAGTCTCTTCAAAGCGTTGGACAGATCATTGGCGAGGTTCTCAGGCCTCTCGACAATGAGCGCC TGATTGTTAAGGCAAGCAGTGGACCTAGGTATGTAGTTGGTTGCCGCAGTAAAGTAGATAAGGAAAAACTGACTGCTGGTACCAGAGTGGTTCTTGATATGACAACACTAACCATAATGAGGGCTCTTCCACGTGAG GTTGATCCGGTAGTTTACAATATGCTGCATGAGGATCCCGGTAATATCAGTTATTCCGCAGTTGGTGGTTTATCTGATCAGATAAGAGAATTGAGGGAATCAATTGAACTACCTCTGATGAACCCTGAGCTCTTCCTTAGAGTCGGAATAAAACCTCCTAAG GGTGTTCTCCTTTACGGTCCTCCTGGTACTGGTAAAACATTGTTAGCTAGGGCAATTGCTAGTAATATAGATGCTAACTTCTTGAAG GTTGTTTCAAGTGCAATAATTGATAAGTACATTGGAGAAAGTGCCAGGTTAATTAGAGAGATGTTTGGTTATGCACGAGATCATCAG CCTTGCATCATTTTTATGGATGAGATCGATGCCATTGGTGGCCGTCGTTTCAGTGAGGGAACAAGTGCTGATCGTGAGATTCAGAGAACACTAATGGAGTTGCTTAATCAACTCGATGGGTTTGATCAACTTGGGAAG GTTAAAATGATAATGGCAACAAACCGTCCCGACGTACTGGATCCTGCTCTTCTGCGTCCTGGAAGATTGGATAGAAAAATAGAGATTCCATTGCCAAATGAACAATCTAGGATGGAAATTCTGAAGATTCATGCTGCTGGGATAGCTAAGCATGGTGAAATAGATTATGAAGCCGTTGTGAAGCTTGCTGAG GGCTTCAATGGAGCTGATCTTCGAAATGTGTGCACGGAAGCTGGAATGGCAGCAATTCGTGCAGAACGTGATTATGTGATCCATGAAGATTTTATGAAG GCTGTTAGAAAACTGAATGATGCAAAGAAACTTGAATCCAGTGCTCCCTACAGTGCTGATTTTGGCAAAGACTAG
- the LOC108337514 gene encoding uncharacterized protein LOC108337514 isoform X1, whose product MEKYVTETVVVGVVSWTSAFVILRGLFPKRSFDFCNRLVSTLHATLAVTLAWLSIEDWRCPICSVGSKSSPQQMQVLAVSLSYLIYDLACCHFGESVNLDNTVHHLVSIVGIGAGLFYQKCGSEMVATIWITEISSPCLHLRELLKELGYRDTPLNLAADILFAAIFSFARMLVGPCITYMTLSADYPLLIKAMGLGLQLVSAFWFFKIVRMIKRKLSKEHKKKESTTAT is encoded by the exons ATGGAAAAGTATGTTACAGAAACAGTTGTTGTTGGAGTTGTTTCATGGACATCAGCATTTGTTATACTGAGAGGACTATTCCCCAAACGCTCTTTTGATTTCTGCAACCGCCTTGTGTCCACTCTCCATGCAACTTTAGCAGTGACATTGGCTTGGCTCTCTATTGAAGATTGGAGGTGTCCAATATGTAGTGTGGGGTCAAAATCTTCACCCCAACAG ATGCAAGTTCTGGCAGTGAGCCTTTCTTATCTGATTTATGATCTTGCTTGTTGTCACTTTGGTGAGAGTGTCAATCTAGACAACACTGTCCACCATTTGGTAAGCATTGTTGGAATTGGAGCAGGTCTTTTCTATCAAAAG TGTGGCTCAGAAATGGTGGCGACAATATGGATAACAGAAATATCAAGTCCATGTTTGCATTTGAGGGAGCTTCTGAAAGAGCTTGGTTACAGAGATACCCCCCTTAATTTGGCTGCTGAT ATTCTGTTTGCTGCCATATTTAGTTTTGCTAGGATGTTGGTGGGACCGTGTATCACTTACATGACTTTATCTGCTGACTATCCACTTCTCATAAAG GCTATGGGATTGGGTTTGCAGCTGGTAAGTGCATTCTGGTTCTTCAAGATTGTTAGAATGATAAAACGGAAATTAAGCAAGGAGCATAAGAAAAAGGAGTCAACAACAGCAACATAA
- the LOC108337514 gene encoding uncharacterized protein LOC108337514 isoform X2: MEKYVTETVVVGVVSWTSAFVILRGLFPKRSFDFCNRLVSTLHATLAVTLAWLSIEDWRCPICSVGSKSSPQQMQVLAVSLSYLIYDLACCHFGESVNLDNTVHHLVSIVGIGAGLFYQKCGSEMVATIWITEISSPCLHLRELLKELGYRDTPLNLAADAMGLGLQLVSAFWFFKIVRMIKRKLSKEHKKKESTTAT, from the exons ATGGAAAAGTATGTTACAGAAACAGTTGTTGTTGGAGTTGTTTCATGGACATCAGCATTTGTTATACTGAGAGGACTATTCCCCAAACGCTCTTTTGATTTCTGCAACCGCCTTGTGTCCACTCTCCATGCAACTTTAGCAGTGACATTGGCTTGGCTCTCTATTGAAGATTGGAGGTGTCCAATATGTAGTGTGGGGTCAAAATCTTCACCCCAACAG ATGCAAGTTCTGGCAGTGAGCCTTTCTTATCTGATTTATGATCTTGCTTGTTGTCACTTTGGTGAGAGTGTCAATCTAGACAACACTGTCCACCATTTGGTAAGCATTGTTGGAATTGGAGCAGGTCTTTTCTATCAAAAG TGTGGCTCAGAAATGGTGGCGACAATATGGATAACAGAAATATCAAGTCCATGTTTGCATTTGAGGGAGCTTCTGAAAGAGCTTGGTTACAGAGATACCCCCCTTAATTTGGCTGCTGAT GCTATGGGATTGGGTTTGCAGCTGGTAAGTGCATTCTGGTTCTTCAAGATTGTTAGAATGATAAAACGGAAATTAAGCAAGGAGCATAAGAAAAAGGAGTCAACAACAGCAACATAA